The following coding sequences lie in one Spinacia oleracea cultivar Varoflay chromosome 1, BTI_SOV_V1, whole genome shotgun sequence genomic window:
- the LOC130464005 gene encoding uncharacterized protein, protein MSRFGGKTPSNHDDTTPNDYEQQRLRHIKSNKLKMQTLGIKRIAACVTSLVDSSKPQKRRQKCNFTLEKDGDYVPDEDEEDEREDQTQIMTTNKKVKNNEIKGGGKKNKFIAPMSVAKLLRSRLNKEKQAAHGTKEVGTIKETLSTLQEDLQRQKTLKDRQSNNLHRVDLEHDERQLVENNDNNALEDQEGGKDLDETRNYGLENQENNIISNTLRNHDEETLADKEGGEDNSANKKKKKTYKTVTPRGPTRNLQMARMRPGEKKKVDFNIKGQPIGVNRACLASYCGSLVRDPLNAPLQKLKVFSEIPEENKEKMWDLVLV, encoded by the exons ATGTCCAGATTTGGAGGGAAGACGCCTTCTAATCATGATGATACGACTCCAAATGATTATGAACAACAAAGACTCAGGCATATTAAATCTAACAAGCTGAAAATGCAAACTTTAGGTATAAAGCGCATTGCTGCTTGTGTGACAAGTTTGGTGGATAGCTCAAAACCTCAGAAAAGACGACAAAAATGTAATTTTACACTTGAGAAAGATGGTGACTATGTGCCTGACGAGGATGAGGAAGATGAGCGTGAGGATCAAACTCAAATTATGACTACAAATAAAAAG gTTAAAAATAATGAGATCAAAGGAGGagggaaaaaaaacaaatttattgCACCGATGTCAGTTGCCAAGTTATTAAGATCAAGACTGAACAAGGAAAAACAAGCAGCACATGGAACAAAAGAAGTGGGAACAATTAAAGAAACCCTCTCAACTTTACAAGAAG ACCTTCAACGACAAAAGACGTTAAAGGATAGGCAAAGCAATAATCTCCATAGAG TTGATTTAGAGCATGATGAGAGGCAACTTGTTGAGAACAATGATAATAATGCTTTAGAAGATCAAGAAGGCGGTAAGGATCTAGACGAGACAAGAAACTATGGTttagaaaatcaagaaaataatATCATTTCAAACACGTTGAGAAATCATGACGAGGAGACACTTGCTGACAAGGAGGGGGGAGAGGATAATTCTG caaacaagaaaaagaagaaaacatacaAGACCGTCACTCCTAGAGGCCCTACAAGAAATCTTCAAATGGCAAGAATGAGACCCGGTGAGAAGAAAAAAGTGGATTTCAACATAAAAGGCCAACCTATTGGTGTGAATAGAGCTTGTCTTGCAAGTTATTGTGGCTCCCTTGTTAGAGATCCTCTTAATGCCCCACTTCAAAAGTTGAAAGTATTTTCAGAAATTCCAGAAGAGAATAAGGAGAAGATGTGGGATCTTGTTCTGGTATAA
- the LOC110801373 gene encoding uncharacterized protein translates to MGSLNKKYRNYRARLKADYYDIESTDEEKLKEENRPPNVDKDDWEWLVEYFGSDEFKGKSTRNTKNRSYQDAGHTSGTKSFAQKVEDMFERDKVMPTMLKLYEETHSKNDKTPVTEVAKETMSKMKELLAQREAGEIKMTDEEIYAKVKPIGKRGRDRGKGVSPSITSLYGSFSEGEKLRKEANEAKIEAKEANEKNEALTKEMKVMKKNMELMKGFMGKIFDRLGFDMDELYAEGDGDGDGDGDEDEVEDEDVDEEHGEVLR, encoded by the exons ATGGGGTCTTTGAATAAAAAATACAGGAATTATCGTGCAAGACTGAAAGCTGATTATTATGATATTGAGAGCACAGACGAGGAGAAGCTTAAAGAAGAAAATAGGCCACCAAATGTTGACAAAGATGACTGGGAATGGCTTGTTGAGTACTTTGGATCAGACGAGTTTAAG GGTAAAAGTACAAGAAATACCAAAAATCGATCTTACCAAGATGCCGGACACACTTCTGGTACAAAGAGTTTTGCTCAAAAAGTTGAAGACATG TTCGAACGTGACAAAGTAATGCCGACCATGCTGAAATTGTACGAAGAAACTCATTCAAAAAATGATAAGACACCGGTTACTGAAGTGGCAAAAGAAACAATG TCAAAAATGAAAGAGCTTTTAGCGCAACGTGAGGCGGGAGAAATAAAGATGACAGATGAAGAAATCTATGCAAAAGTTAAACCCATTGGTAAACGCGGTCGTGATCGTGGCAAGGGAGTAAGCCCCTCTATTACATCATTATATGGGTCATTCAGTGAAGGAGAAAAACTGCGAAAAGAAGCTAATGAGGCAAAGATTGAGGCAAAGGAGGCCAATGAGAAAAATGAAGCACTTACTAAAGAGATGAAAGTGATGAAAAAAAATATGGAACTTATGAAAGGGTTCATGGGAAAAATATTTGATCGTTTGGGTTTTGATATGGATGAg TTGTATGCGGAaggggatggggatggggatggggatggggatgaggaTGAGGTTGAGGATGAGGATGTGGACGAAGAGCATGGTGAGGTGTTACGCTGA
- the LOC130467951 gene encoding uncharacterized protein: MHIEKNVCETLLGTLLDIEGKSKDNMKARLDLEEMNIRKSLHPIRDPNNPTEIPKEFPPAPFTLSLEQKRNLCNFLTSVKFPDGYASNISRNSSLKERKLSGLKIHDYHVILEHLLPLAIRDLPVSLSAPLIKLSEFFRELCSKALKIDELEKLEEQIGVTLCELERIFPPSFFVIMMHLPVHLASEALIAGPVQYRWMYPIERYLSKLKGYVRNKGHPEGSMEEGYLLEECLTFCSRYMDDVETKFNKQDRIYDDDGDDDISSTDCLPIFGIRGRAFGKENPRLLSTKEWEEIHYYVLNNCEEVQPFIDEYNRDATNATGMVSSRKRKFIQWFRDQVTTLSKRKHPSATNNLISLAQGPDRAVVSVNGYMVNGSMYRTKNSERERETQNSGVVVKGESGASNLEYYGLLQEIIEVQYIGGNRVILFKCDWWDVHTQGQGIITDSFEFVSVNTSKVLANDPYILASQAQQVFYVDDVVKPNWKVVVKTTPRNSYDVPELNE; encoded by the exons ATGCACATTGAAAAAAACGTATGTGAAACTTTACTTGGGACATTGCTAGATATTGAAGGGAAAAGTAAGGATAATATGAAAGCACGTTTAGATTTGGAGGAAATGAACATTAGAAAGTCATTGCATCCTATAAGAGATCCTAATAATCCAACAGAGATCCCAAAAGAGTTCCCACCAGCTCCTTTTACCTTATCTTTGGAGCAAAAGAGGAATCTGTGTAACTTTTTGACTAGTGTGAAATTTCCGGATGGGTATGCTTCGAATATTTCACGAAATTCCTCACTTAAAGAGCGTAAACTCTCTGGGTTGAAAATTCACGATTATCATGTTATCTTGGAGCATCTATTGCCTCTTGCCATACGTGACTTGCCCGTATCATTGTCCGCTCCACTTATTAAGTTGAGCGAATTTTTTAGAGAGTTATGCTCTAAAGCATTGAAGATTGACGAGTTAGAGAAACTCGAAGAGCAAATTGGTGTTACCCTTTGTGAGTTGGAACGAATTTTCCCACCatcattttttgtgattatGATGCACTTACCCGTACACCTTGCAAGTGAGGCTTTGATTGCCGGGCCAGTTCAGTATCGATGGATGTACCCTATTGAAAG ATATCTTAGCAAACTAAAAGGGTATGTACGCAATAAAGGTCACCCGGAGGGATCAATGGAAGAAGGTTATCTTTTAGAGGAGTGCTTGACATTTTGTTCAAGATATATGGATGATGTAGAAACAAAATTCAACAAGCAAGATAGAAtttatgatgatgatggtgatgatgatattAGTTCAACTGACTGCCTTCCTATATTCGGGATAAGAGGTAGAGCATTTGGGAAGGAAAATCCTCGTTTACTTAGTACAAAGGAATGGGAAGAAATTCACTATTATGTGTTGAACAATTGTGAAGAAGTGCAACCATTCATCGA TGAGTACAATCGCGATGCGACAAATGCCACGGGGATGGTTTCTTCACGTAAAAGAAAATTCATTCAATGGTTTAGAGATCAA gTCACAACATTGTCTAAGAGAAAACATCCAAGTGCTACCAATAATTTAATATCATTAGCACAAGGTCCAGATCGTGCGGTGGTGTCTGTCAATGGATACATGGTTAATGGGTCGATGTATCGCACTAAGAACAgtgaaagggagagagaaacaCAAAATAGCGGCGTTGTTGTGAAGGGAGAAAGTGGAGCTTCAAATCTAGAATATTACGGCCTTTTGCAAGAAATCATAGAAGTTCAATATATTGGAGGAAATCGGGTCATTTTGTTCAAATGCGATTGGTGGGATGTTCATACCCAAGGCCAAGGGATCATTACAGATTCTTTTGAGTTTGTAAGCGTCAATACCTCAAAAGTGTTGGCTAATGATCCTTACATTTTAGCTTCTCAAGCTCAACAAGTGTTTTATGTCGATGATGTTGTGAAGCCCAATTGGAAGGTTGTAGTTAAGACTACACCAAGAAACTCCTATGATGTCCCGGAGCTAAATGAATAG
- the LOC130464007 gene encoding uncharacterized protein, with protein MSDWYIRILLSLLTQDSSIQQQLTATTAAARQQHTAAAYSNNSSSLQQLTATVAAATTYSSYSNSNSNNDSNRNNSYSNSNNTYSNSNSSSTYSNSNSNSTYSNSSLQRNNKSKST; from the exons ATGTCTGATTGGTATATTCGGATATTACTATCACTCCTGACG CAAGACAGCAGCATACAGCAGCAGCTTacagcaacaacagcagcagcaagacAGCAGCATACAGCAGCAGCTTacagcaacaacagcagcagcttACAGCAGCTTACAGCAACagtagcagcagcaacaacttACAGCAGTTACAGCAACAGCAATAGCAACAACGACAGCAACAGAAACAACAGttacagcaacagcaacaacacttacagcaacagcaacagcagcagcactTACAGCAatagcaacagcaacagcactTACAGCAACAGCAGTTTACAGCGTAACAACAAAAGCAAATCAACGTAA
- the LOC130464001 gene encoding uncharacterized protein — protein sequence MESKSREWMQCKKNDPRYKIGVKQFIEFAFSQKNVKDVVPCPCVKCNNERRKCRDEIELDLLKFGIVKSYTRWLRHGESIIDQTTHNNIINESNEFQEHEHDEMLDMLHEAFGVPIENYVEGERNKVSEGGDPKDAAEAFYKLMGDLELELYPGCKQFSKLSFLVKLFHIKCLTGISDKSLEMVLNLFKEALPKDNTLPESYYEAEKIIKNLSLKSIKIDACPNNCILFWKEHADANECVKCHSSRWKKNEPSSESSTSQSKPKKIPSKTMRYFPLIPRLQRIFMSTKTAASMRWHSDERVDDPDGVMRHPADSKAWKSFDEQYPTFASEPRNVRFGLASDGFSPFRNGHIPHSTWPVVLIPYNLPPWLCMKQQSFILSMLIPGPKGPKDKIDVYLQPLIEELKLLWEVGVETYDASKKENFRMFASLLWTISDYPAYGDLSGWSTGGAVGCPSCNSDTCSRWLSNGGKHCYMGHRRFLPMSHMWRYDGSTFDGKQELRPKPKQLSGEELLQQSFDTP from the exons ATGGAGTCAAAGAGTCGTGAGTGGATGCAGTGCAAAAAAAATGACCCTAGGTATAAGATTGGTGTGAAACAATTTATAGAATTTgctttttcacaaaaaaatgtCAAAGATGTGGTGCCTTGTCCATGTGTGAAATGCAACAACGAAAGGAGAAAATGTAGAGATGAAATAGAGTTGGATTTGCTTAAATTTGGAATTGTTAAGAGTTATACACGCTGGTTGCGGCATGGGGAAAGCATCATTGATCAGACAACTCATAACAATATCATAAACGAGTCAAATGAATTCCAGGAGCATGAGCATGATGAAATGTTAGATATGCTACATGAGGCATTTGGAGTACCGATAGAAAATTATGTTgagggagagagaaataaaGTGAGTGAAGGTGGAGATCCTAAAGATGCAGCAGAAGCTTTTTACAAATTGATGGGTGATCTTGAGTTGGAGCTATATCCTGGGTGTAAGCAATTCTCTAAGTTGTCCTTCTTAGTTAAGTTATTTCACATAAAGTGCTTAACTGGAATATCCGACAAAAGTTTGGAAATGGTTCTTAACCTATTCAAAGAAGCATTACCTAAGGATAACACTTTGCCGGAATCTTATTATGAAGCTGAAAAGATCATAAAGAACTTGTCGCTTAAGTCCATTAAGATTGACGCATGTCCTAATAACTGCATCTTATTTTGGAAGGAGCATGCCGATGCAAATGAATGTGTAAAGTGTCATTCTTCTAGATGGAAAAAGAATGAACCAAGTAGCGAATCTTCTACCTCACAATCTAAGCCTAAGAAGATTCCTAGCAAGACAATGCGTTATTTTCCGTTGATCCCTAGGCTTCAAAGAATTTTCATGTCAACCAAAACCGCTGCAAGTATGAGATGGCATAGCGATGAACGTGTTGATGATCCTGATGGAGTAATGAGACATCCAGCGGACTCCAAAGCTTGGAAATCGTTTGATGAACAATATCCAACATTTGCCTCCGAGCCTCGAAATGTTCGCTTCGGTTTAGCAAGTGATGGGTTTAGCCCCTTTAGAAATGGACATATTCCCCACAGTACATGGCCGGTAGTTCTTATCCCGTATAATTTGCCTCCATGGCTTTGCATGAAGCAACAATCTTTCATTCTCTCTATGCTTATCCCAGGTCCTAAGGGGCCCAAAGATAAAATTGATGTTTACTTGCAACCTCTAATAGAGGAGTTGAAGTTGCTTTGGGAAGTTGGTGTTGAAACATACGATGCCTCAAaaaaagagaattttagaaTGTTTGCTTCTTTGCTGTGGACTATAAGTGATTATCCTGCATATGGTGATCTATCTGGTTGGAGTACTGGCGGAGCTGTTGGTTGTCCTTCTTGTAACAGTGATACTTGTTCTAGGTGGTTGTCAAATGGGGGAAAACATTGTTATATGGGTCATCGTAGATTTTTACCTATGAGTCATATGTGGAGGTATGATGGAAGTACTTTTGATGGGAAGCAAGAGTTGAGACCAAAACCTAAGCAGTTATCTGGTGAGGAACTGCTACAACAG TCTTTTGATACGCCATAA